From the genome of Clavibacter nebraskensis NCPPB 2581:
CCCGAGTACTCGGCGGAGAGGCTGCCGGGCGTCGAGGGCGCGCTGGTGTCGGCGGCGAGGGCCGGATCCGCGGGGAGCACGGTGCCGGCGATGACGGCGCCTGCGACGAGCGCGGCGGCCACGCGCAGGCGCGCGCGCGACGACGGGGTCGCGGGGGCTGCGGCGTCGGGGGCCGCGGTGTCGGGGTTCGAGGAGGGACGGACGACGAGCGGGTGCTCGGAGGAGGAGCGCGACATGCGGGTGCGGTGCCTTCGGGTAGGCGCGTCGCCAGGACCGGGCAGTCACGCGGGTACGTGGGAGCACGGCTCGGATCGGGAGAGCGCGGGAGATGGCCGGCGATCGGGTAAAGGCGGGCCGAGGTCAATCATGCACAGCGGTGTGCGACATGCAAGGCGAGCGGGTCGTTATCGAAAAGCCTGACCCGAAAGGGGGGTGGCCCGGCTCGCTCCCGTATCCGCCTGCGATGATTCCGGGATCGCGATGAACCATCCGGCCGTCCATCTCGTCGTGGAGGGAGGAGGCACGGATGACCACGGAGAGCACGGCCCGCATGCGGGCGCTGCACGATGCGCACGCACCCGCGTTGCAGCGGTACGCGCTGCGGCTGACGGGGGATCCGGCGCTCGCCGAGGACGTCGTGCAGGAGGCGCTGCTGCGGGCCTGGCGCTCGCCCGCGATCCTCGCGGAGGACGACGAGTCGGCCCGCCGCTGGCTGTTCACCGTGGTGCGGAACCTCGTGATCGACGACCGGCGCAGTGCCTGGCGCGGTCGCGAGACGCCGACGGACGTGCTGCCCGAGGATCCCGTCGCCGACGCGTCCGACGCCATCATCGACCGCCTGCTCGTCGCCGAGGCGCTCGCGTCGCTCTCCGCCGAGCACCGCCGCGCGGTCGTCAGCTGCTACCACCTGGGCCGCTCGGTCGTGGAGACCGCGGAACGCGAGGGCGTCCCGCCCGGCACGATCAAGTCCCGCCTCCACTACGCGCTCAAGGCGCTCCGGCTCGCCCTGCAGGAACGAGGAGTCACCCGATGAACGACCGCGCCGACGACATCCACGAGTGGGATGCCGCGTACGTGCTCGGCAGCCTGAGCGCCACCGACCGCGCGCTCTTCGAGGCCCACCTCGAGGGCTGCGACGCGTGCATGCGCTCCCTCGCCGAGCTCTCCGGCCTGCCCGGCGTGCTGCGGATGCTGCCCGTCGAGGAGGCGATCGCGCTCATGGACGAGCCCGAGGCACCCGCGGTGCCGCAGCCCGCGCCCGAGCCGCGCGATCGCCCGGCCTCCTCCGCCGCCGCCGCCGCGCACCGCGTCCCGCGCCGTCGGCGCCGCACGCCGTCCGTACCCGGTCGGCCGCGGCTGTCCCGGCGTGCTGGCGCGTGGACCCTCGCGGCCGCCGCCCTCGTGCTCCTCGTGGGCGGCGCCGGCCTCGGGTCCGCGCTCCGCGCCGGCGTGAGCGCGCCCGTCGCGGATCCGTCCCCGGCCGCCTCCTCGCCCGCCGCGGACGGGGGCCTCTCCACCGGCCTCCCCTCCGACGCCGTCAGCATGCGCTCCGAGCTCGACGAGGGCGTCACGGCGCAGCTCGCCGTCACCGCCAAGCCGTACGGGACGCGCTTCGACTGGAGCTGCGCCTACGCGGGCGGCGGCGTCGGCCAGGGCTCCTACGACCTCGTCGCGATCGACGACACCGGCTCCCGCACGGTCGTCGCCACGTGGGGCGCGGGCCAGACGGAGTCGCGGCTGCTCGCGGCCACCTCGAGCCTCCCCATCGACCGCATCCGCGAGGTGCAGATCACGCCATCCGACTCCGACGTGGTGCTGGCGAGTCGGGACCTCTGAGGCATCCCCTGATAGCATCCTGGCTATCAAGGAGGTCCATCATGACGATCGGGGAACTGGTCCATGCCGCACGGCGGAGCCGCGGATACACGCAGCGCCAGCTGAGCGGACGTTCCGGCGTCGCGCAGTCGACGCTGTCGGACCTCGAGTCGGGGAAGCGGAGTCCCAGCGCCGAGACCGTCGATCGGCTCCTGCTCGCGACCGGTCATCAGCTCATCTCGATCCCGACCCGACGGCACACGGCCGCCAGCGCGACGGCCGAGATCGCCTCGCGACTAGCCGAAGGGGACCGCGAGCGCGCCGTCCGGCACTTCATCCAGCTCGCGGACGACCTGGCCGCTGTCCACCACGAGGTCCGGTTCGCGCTGACGATCGCGGAGCCGCTTCGGACCGGCGAGAAGCGTTGGGACGCGGCTGTCGCGGGCCTCGTCGAGCACCGGCTCGAGGAGGAGGGCCTCCCCCTCCCGTCCTGGGTCAGCTCGGACGATCGCCGACTGCGGAGGAGCTGGATCTTCGGAGACGGCGTCTACGACCTGCCGGTGGACCCGGAGCGCGCGGTCCCGGCCTTCCGTCGTCATGGTGTGCTGCTCGATCCCGACACCCTCGCGAGCGTCTGATGCACGCATTCGACCGGCGTGCGCTGATGGACGCCCTGTCCGAGTTGATCGCGGCACTGCGGCTCCGGGGCGTCACGGGCCGCATGCAGGTCTTCGGAGGTGCAGCACTCGCGCTGTGCCATTTCGACCGGGGGACCACGGTGGACATCGACGCCCGACTGCGATTCGATGCGGACGTGCGGGAGTCCGTCGCCCTGATCGCGGAGAGGCGCGGCTGGGGCTCGGATTGGGTCAACGACGACGGCGCGTTCTTCCTCCCGGCGTACGGCCGCGACGTGGAGTGGACCGAGGTCTTCGATGCGGACGGCCTGGTCATCGAGATCGCGTCGGCCGAGGCTCTGCTCGCGATGAAGCTCCACGCCGGGCGGCCGGGTCGGGACGGCCGGGACATCTCCCGCCTCATGGTCCTCTGCGGGCTGTCTTCCGTCTCCGAGCTGGAGGACGTGCATGAGGCGTACTACCCGGATGACGGCCTCTCGCCGCGGGCCGAGAGGCTCGTGCAGCGGATCATCGAGGTCGGGCTCCCGGGGCGTCCGGAGACGCCGCCCCCACCGTCGATCGGATGACGGCGGATCACCCGGATCACCCCTGGCGCGGCGCCCCCGCCGCGCCGTAGCCTGGCGTCCCACACCCGAGGAAACGCGAGCAGGCGAGGACCCGATGAGCGACCCGGCAGCGTACGCCGACGTGCCCGAGACGCCGCCGATGAGCGCCGCCGACCAGGCCGTCGTCGCCGCCCGCTGGAAGCGCAACGCGACCCTCTTCCTCAGCGGCCAGACCGTCTCGCTGTTCGGCTCGATGCTCGTCCAGTACGCGGTCATGTGGTGGGTCACGTTCGAGACCCGCTCGGGCCTCGCGGTCGCGCTCTACGCGGTCGCCGCGTTCCTGCCGCAGGGCATCGTCTCGATCTTCGGCGGCACCCTCGCCGACCGCATGAACCGGCGCGTGCTCGTCATCGTGTCCGACAGCTCCATCGCGATCGTCACCCTCGCGCTCGCCCTGCTCATGATGAACGGGGTCACCGACCTCTGGATCGTCCTGCTGGCGGTCGCTGTGCGCTCCATCGGCGCCGGGTTCCAGACGCCCGCGGTGCAGGCGATGATCCCGCAGATCGTGCCGCCCGAGCAGCTGCTCCGGGTCAACGGCATCTTCGGCACGATCCAGTCGGCCATGGCCCTGCTCGCGCCGGCCGCCGCGGGCGCGATCTTCGCCGCCTACGGCCTCGTGCCCCTGTTCTTCGTGGACGCGATCACGGCGGCGATCGGCATCGCGTTCCTGCTGTCGGTCGCGGTGCCGACGCTCGCGTCCATCGCCGACAAGACGTCGACGTACCGCGAGGACCTCGTCGAGGGGATCCGCTACATCGGCGGCAACCCCGTCGTGCGCTGGCTGCTCGTGGTGTTCGCGATCATCTTCCTGCTCACGGTGGCGCCGTCCTTCATCACGCCGCTGCTCGTCGCGCGCACCTACGGCACCGAGGTGTGGATGGTGACGGTGCTCGAGATCGCCTTCAGCGTCGGCATGCTCGGCGGCGGCGCGCTGGTGTCGACGCTGTTCGCGAAGTCCGACCGCATGACCCTGATCCTCGTGAGCTGCTTCGGCTTCGCGGTCTTCACGGCGGGCCTCGGCCTCAGCCCCAACCTCTGGGTGTTCTACGGGTTCATGTTCGCGATCGGCCTGTTCGTGCCGCTGTTCTCGGCGCCGTTCATGACGCTCGTGCAGGAGACGGTCGCGCCCGAGATGCACGGACGCGTGTTCAGCTACGTCGGCATCGTCATGGCGCTCGCCACCCCGATCGGCGCGGTCGCCTTCGGCCCGCTCGCCGACGTCGTCAGCGTGCAGGCGCTGCTCGTGGCCGCGGGGATCATCACGGTCGTCGTGATCACGGTCGCCATCTCCCTGCCGTCGGGCCGGACGGCGATCCGCATCGCCCGCGAGAAGAAGGCGGAAGCGGATGCGGGGGAGGCGGATCCCGAGGCCGACGTCGCCGGCGCCGGATGCGGCACGACAGCGGTCGACCCGGCGCGCATGACGCCCGGCTCCTAGCCCTCGGCGCGGCCGCGATCCGCGAGCTCGTCCGCGTACGCGGCGACGGCGCGGCCGTACTCCGGCAGGGCGGTCGCGAGCCGGCGCAGCGCCACGGCCAGTGCCTCCGTCGGCCGACCGGCGTCGTGCAGCGCGAGCGCGAGGAACGCATCACGGCCGGGCGCGTGCGCGTCGTCGGGCACGGCCTCGAGCAGCACGACCGCCTCCGCGGCCCGGCCGACGTTGCGCAGGGAGCTCGCGAGCTGGATCACCGCGAGCGGCCGGTGCTGCGGATCCAGACCGCCGGCGAGCGCCGCCCGGTACAGCGGGACGGCTTCCGCCTCTCGGCCCACGAAGTCGTGCGCGCAGGCCAGCTCGAAGAGCGCCCGCGCATCGTCGGCCGAACGCTCGGCGACCAGCGCGCGCATCCCGGCGACGGTCTCGTCCGCGCGCTCGTCGTCGGCGGTCGCCCAGAAGGCGGCGACCCGGTCAGCGCGAGCGCGCCGGTGGCGGCCCCGTCGTCGCCCGGCGCACGAGCCGCGTCGGCAGCTGCACGTGCATCGCGTCGGGCTCGGTGCCGCCCATCAGCGACATGAGGAGGTCCACCGCGGTGGTGCCGAGGCGCTGCATGGGCTGGCGGATGGTGGTCAGCGGCGGCGTCACCTGCGAGGCCTCGGGGATGTCGTCGAAGCCGATGACGGAGAGGTCCTCGGGCACGCGGATCCCGAGCTCGGCCGCCACCTGCAGGATCGCGATGCCGGAGAGATCGTTGGCGGCGAAGATCGCGGTCGGCCGGTCCGGCATCGTCAGCAGGGCGCGCGCCGGCTCGCGGGCGGGGGCGGTGAGGAACAGGCCCGCGCGCACGAGCGCCGGGTCGAAGGCGATGCCCGCGTCCTGCAGCGCGCGACGGTAGCCGGCCTCGCGGAGGCTCGCGGAGCGGAGGTCGGGGCGGCCGGCGAGGAACCCGATCCGCCGGTGCCCGAGCTCGAGGAGGTGCCGGGTCGCCTGGAGCGCGCCGCCGAGGCTGTCGGACTCGACGCTCGGCAGGTCGGCGGGACCCGTGTGCGGGTCGATGGAGACGACGGGGATCTCCGTCTGGGCGGTCACGACCGTGGGCGTCACCATGATCGCGCCGTCGATGAGGGTGCCGCTCAGGCGGCTGAGCGACCGGCGCTCCCATCCCGTGTTGTCCACCTGACGGGAGCCGCTGTACGCCAGGAGGTCGTAGCGGGAGTTGCGGAGCGCGGCGCCGACGCCCTTGAGGATCTCGGCGCTGAACGGCTCGAAGCCCGCCACGAGCACGCCGATCACGCCGGTGCGGTGGGAGCGCATGCTGCTCGCGACGAGGCTCGACTCGTAGCCCAGGCGCTCGACGACCTCCATCACGCGGCTCGACGTCTCGGCCGAGATCCCGTACCGCCCGTTCACCGCCTTGGACACGGTGGACACCGAGACGCCGGCGGCAGCGGCGACGTCGTGGATGGTGGGGCGGCGGGACATGGACCGCACCCTACGCCTGGGGAAAAGGATTTCGAAAACGTTTGACGAAGATCCGAGCGCGACCGAGACTGGCTCGACCGGACCCCGTCACGACGAAGCGACGACGCGATGGCGCGACACGGGATCGGTTCGAGTCGCACCCACAGCACCAGGCACGCGGCTCGTGCACGTCCACCCCCGACACCCGCCAGGGTGCGCTCAATGGAGAGACAGGTAGAACGACATGAAGGCACGGAAGATCCTCACGGGATCCGCGGCCCTGCTCGTGGGGGCCCTCGCCCTCGCCGGCTGCAGCGGCAGCGGTTCCGCCAACGGCGACGACGGCGGCCCCGTCGAGATGACGCTGTGGCACAACTCCACCACCGGCCCGGGCAAGGCGTTCTGGGACAAGACGACCGCGGACTTCAACGCCGCGCACCCCGGCATCACGGTCACGCCCACGTCGATCCAGAACGAGGACCTCGACGGCAAGCTCCAGACCGCCCTCAACTCGGGCGACGCCCCCGACATCTTCCTGCAGCGCGGTGGCGGCAAGCTCGCCGCCACGGTCGCGGCAGGACAGGTCATGGACATCACCGACGGCATCTCCGCCGACGTGAAGGGCGAGATCGCGCAGAGCGCCTTCGACGCGAACTCCATCGACGGCAAGGCCTACGCCATGCCCGTCGCCGTCCTCCCCAGCGGCATCTTCTACAGCAAGGACCTCTTCACGGCGGCCGGCATCACCGAGACGCCGAAGACCATGGACGAGCTGGACGCGGACGTCGAGAAGCTCAAGGCCACGGGCGTCGCCCCCATCGCGCTCGGCGCGAAGGACGCCTGGCCCGCCGCGCACTGGTACTTCAACTTCGCGCTCCGCGAGTGCAGCTCCGCCACGCTCGAGAAGGCCGCCACGGACAAGGACTTCAGCGACGACTGCTGGATCAAGGCGGGCCAGGACGTCGAGGACCTCGTCGGCACGAACCCCTTCAACGACGGCTTCCTCACCACCGCGGCCCAGCAGGGCGCGGGCAGCTCCGCCGGCCTCATCGCCAACCACCAGGCCGCCATGGAGCTCATGGGCGCCTGGGACCCGGGAGTCATCGCGGGCCTGACGCCGGACCAGAAGCCGCTGGCCGACCTCTCCTGGTTCCCCTTCCCGGAGATCTCCGGCGGCAAGGGCGAGCCCGGCTCCATCATGGGCGGCATCGACGGGTACTCCTGCTCCGCGCAGGCCCCGAAGCAGTGTGTCGACTTCCTCAACTACATCGGCACCGCCGACGTGCAGAAGGCGTACTACGCGGCCTTCAACGCGCCGCCCGTGAACACGACCGCGCAGGAGGCGGTCACGGAGCCGTACCTGCAGGAGATCCTCACGGCGTACAACGACGCGCCCTACGTCTCCCAGTGGCTCGACACCGTCTACGGCCTGAACGTCGGCAACGCGATGAACGTCGGCGTGGTCGACCTCATGGCGGGCGACGGCAGCCCGGAGAAGCTCATCCAGACCGTCGGCGACGCGGCCAAGAAGGCGTAGGCGCACCGACATGGCCATCCGCGAGAGCTCGCTCGACGAGCAGCGTCCCGCGGCTGATCCTGCACACCCCGAGGGCGGCGTCGCGACGACGCCGCCCTCGGTGGGTCGTGCGCGACGCCGCGGCCTCGACTGGTCCGGTCGCCTCGAGGTCCTGATCCTCGTCGGCCCGGCCCTCCTCTTCTTCCTGGGCTTCGTCATCTACCCCGTGGTGATGGCGGCCTACTACGGGTTCTTCAGCTGGCAGGGCTTCGGCCCGCCCACGGTGTTCGTGGGCTTCCGGAACTACATCACGATCCTCCAGGACCCCACGTTCCACGAGGCGCTGATGCACAACGCCGTGATCGTGGTGCTGTCGCTCGTGCTCCAGGGCCCCGTCGCGATCCTCGTGGCGCTCCTGCTCAACAGGAAGCTGCGCGGCCAGTCGATCATCCGCGTGCTGATCTTCGTGCCGTACGTGATCTCCGAGGTCGTCGTCGGCACCGGCTGGAGCCTCATGCTCCAGGGCTCCGGTGCGCTCAACGGCTTCCTCGAGAACGTCGGCCTGGGGGACCTCCGCCAGGACTGGCTCGCGAACCCGGACATCGCGATCTGGTCGCTCATGACGATCATCACGTGGAAGTACATCGGCTTCGCGGTGATCCTCTTCCTCGCCGGTCTCCAGGGCATCCCCGAGGAGCTCAGCGAGGCGGCCGCCATCGACGGCGCGTCGTACTGGCAGATCCAGCGGCGCATCACGCTGCCGCTGCTCGCGCCGACGCTGCGCATCTGGGCGTTCCTGTCGATCATCGGCTCGCTGCAGCTGTTCGACCTCGTCTACATCATCTGGGGCCAGTACATCTCCGCCACCGCGGGCACCTCGACCATGGCCACGTACCTCGTGGCGAACGGGCGCGGATCCGGCAACTACGGGTACGGCAACGCCGTCGCCGTGGTGCTGTTCCTCATCTCCCTGGTCGTCGCGCTCGTCTACCAGCGGTTCGTGCTCAACCGCGACACCGCCGGCGCCCTCACGGGTTCGGGAAGGAAGAAGAAGTGACCGCCGTCACCGCGGCTCCGCGCAACGCGGACCTCGATCCCACCTACTCGGCGAAGACGCCGAGGCCCACGCGGGCCAAGGCGCCCGGCCAGGGGAACAACCCCATCCCGTACCTCGTCGCGGTCGTGCTGATCGCCCTGATGCTGACGCCGGTGGCGTACATCATCCTGGGCGGGTTCCGCACGAACGCGCAGATCACGACCGACCCGGCGGGCTTCCCGTCGCCGTTCCAGGTGCAGAACTACCTCGACGTGCTCACGGGCTCGATGTTCTGGCGGCAGGTGGGCAACTCGCTCATCGCGGCCATCGGCACCACGGTCGGCGCGGTCGTGCTCGGCCTCATGGCGAGCTACGTCCTGGCCCGCTACACGTTCTTCGGGCGGGGAGCGCTCTACGCGCTGTTCGCGTCGGGGCTCATGTTCCCCATCACGGTGGCGATCACGCCGCTGTACATCGTGATCCGCTCGCTGGGCCTCACGAACTCGCTGCCGGGGATCATCCTCCCGCAGATCGCGTTCGCTCTCCCGACGACGATCATCATCCTGGTGCCGTTCCTGCGGGCCATCCCGGACGAGATCCAGGAGGCCGCGTTCATCGACGGGTGCAGCCGCATCGGGTTCTTCTTCCGCATGGTCGTGCGGCTGTCGATGCCCGGTGTCATCACGGTGGGCATCCTCGCGTTCATCGGCAGCTGGAACTCCTACCTGCTGCCGCTGTTCCTCCTGAGCGACCCGTCGATCTACACGCTGCCGCTCGGCGTGCAGTCGTTCTCGTCGCAGTACTCGGTGGACACGGCCAAGGTGCTGGCGTTCACGTCGCTGTCGATGATCCCGGCGCTGATCTTCTTCTCGATCTTCGAGCGCCGCATCGTCGGCGGCCTCACGGGCGCGGTGAAGGGGTGACCGGGGCGGAGACGACCGCGGCATCCGGCGCCGTGGAGCTCCCCGAGGTGTCGGAGCGCGTGCGCGAGCTGCACGCGCGCATGACGCTCGAGGAGAAGCTCGCGCAGATCGTCGGCTACTGGGTCGACCAGGGCGGCGAGGTCGTCGCGCCCATGCAGGGGGAGATGGCCACGACCGGCAAGTACGAGGAGGCGACCGAGCACGGCCTCGGGCACCTCACCCGCGTGTACGGCACGCGGCCGGTGGATCCCGTCGAGCGCGCGTCGTGGCTGTGGGCCGAGCAGAGGCGGCTGCGGACGGAGACGCGGCTCGGGATCCCCGCGCTCGTCCACGAGGAGTGCCTCACCGGCCTCGCCGCGTGGCAGGCCGCGACCTTCCCCACGCCGCTCGCCTGGGGCGCGTCCTTCGACCCGGGTCTCGTGGAGGAGATGGCCGGCCTCATCGGCGGGTCGATGGCGGAGCTCGGCGTACACCAGGGCCTCGCGCCCGTGCTCGACGTGATCCGCGACGCCCGCTGGGGCCGCGTCGACGAGTGCATCGCCGAGGACCCGTACGTGGTCGGCACCATCGGCACCGCGTACGTGAAGGGCCTGCAGTCGGCCGGGATCCACGCCACGCTCAAGCACTTCGTCGGCTACTCGGTCTCGCAGTCCGGCCGCAACCACGCGCCCGCGCACGTGGGCCCGCGCTTCGTGGAGGACGTGCTGCTGCCGCCCTTCGAGATGGCGGTGCTCGACGGCGGGGTGCGCTCGGTCATGAACTCGTACGCGGAGATCGACGGCGCGCCCGTCGGCGCGACGCCCGAGTACCTCACCGACGTGCTGCGCGGGCGCTGGGGCTTCGACGGCGTCGTGGTCTCCGACTACTTCTCCGTCGCCTTCCTCCAGGTGATGCACGCCGTCGCGGGCGACCGCGGCGAGGCGGCCGAGCTCGCGCTCGCCGCCGGCATCGACGTGGAGCTGCCCACCGGCGACGCGTACCTCGCGCCGCTGGCCGAGCGGATCCGCGCCGGCCTCGCCGACGAGTCGCTCGTCGACCGCGCGGTGCTCCGCGTGCTCGACGAGAAGGAGGAGCTGGGGCTCCTCGACGCGACGTTCGACGCGCCGCCCACGGAGATCGACCTCGACACCCCGGCCCACCGGGACGTCGCGCGCCGGCTCGCGGAGGAGTCCGTGGTGCTGCTCGCCAACGACGGCACGCTGCCGCTCGCGGGCGCCGGCCGGACCGCTCCCGCACGGATCGCGCTCATCGGCCCCAACGCCGACAGCGCCGAGGCGCTCATGGGCTGCTACTCGTTCGCGAACCACGTGCTCGCGCACCACCCGGGCACGCCGCTCGGGTTCGCGATCACGACGGTCGCCGAGGCGCTCTGCGCGGAGCTGCCCGACAGCGATCTCGTGG
Proteins encoded in this window:
- a CDS encoding carbohydrate ABC transporter permease produces the protein MTAVTAAPRNADLDPTYSAKTPRPTRAKAPGQGNNPIPYLVAVVLIALMLTPVAYIILGGFRTNAQITTDPAGFPSPFQVQNYLDVLTGSMFWRQVGNSLIAAIGTTVGAVVLGLMASYVLARYTFFGRGALYALFASGLMFPITVAITPLYIVIRSLGLTNSLPGIILPQIAFALPTTIIILVPFLRAIPDEIQEAAFIDGCSRIGFFFRMVVRLSMPGVITVGILAFIGSWNSYLLPLFLLSDPSIYTLPLGVQSFSSQYSVDTAKVLAFTSLSMIPALIFFSIFERRIVGGLTGAVKG
- a CDS encoding glycoside hydrolase family 3 N-terminal domain-containing protein; translation: MTLEEKLAQIVGYWVDQGGEVVAPMQGEMATTGKYEEATEHGLGHLTRVYGTRPVDPVERASWLWAEQRRLRTETRLGIPALVHEECLTGLAAWQAATFPTPLAWGASFDPGLVEEMAGLIGGSMAELGVHQGLAPVLDVIRDARWGRVDECIAEDPYVVGTIGTAYVKGLQSAGIHATLKHFVGYSVSQSGRNHAPAHVGPRFVEDVLLPPFEMAVLDGGVRSVMNSYAEIDGAPVGATPEYLTDVLRGRWGFDGVVVSDYFSVAFLQVMHAVAGDRGEAAELALAAGIDVELPTGDAYLAPLAERIRAGLADESLVDRAVLRVLDEKEELGLLDATFDAPPTEIDLDTPAHRDVARRLAEESVVLLANDGTLPLAGAGRTAPARIALIGPNADSAEALMGCYSFANHVLAHHPGTPLGFAITTVAEALCAELPDSDLVVVAGAEVEGDDRSGFDAAVEAARGSDLAVVVVGDRAGLFGRGTVGEGNDVESLELPGVQRELVEAVRATGTPVVVVLLTGRPYAVAWALEGETAPAAVLQAFFPGEEGGSAIAGVLSGRVSPSGRLPVSLPRSAGAQPFSYLHPILGGPSEVTSADPTPVLPFGHGLSYTTFARSDLSVESAEVAAGEAFTATVVVRNTGDRDGTDVVQLYARDVQGSVTRPVAQLLGYLRLDLAAGESARVTFRVPTTRLALTDLRYRRVVEPGAVELWVGSSSAVKETQAAIAVTGSAHHVTVADERYVGTSVEAVGASERVLEPS
- a CDS encoding ABC transporter substrate-binding protein, translating into MKARKILTGSAALLVGALALAGCSGSGSANGDDGGPVEMTLWHNSTTGPGKAFWDKTTADFNAAHPGITVTPTSIQNEDLDGKLQTALNSGDAPDIFLQRGGGKLAATVAAGQVMDITDGISADVKGEIAQSAFDANSIDGKAYAMPVAVLPSGIFYSKDLFTAAGITETPKTMDELDADVEKLKATGVAPIALGAKDAWPAAHWYFNFALRECSSATLEKAATDKDFSDDCWIKAGQDVEDLVGTNPFNDGFLTTAAQQGAGSSAGLIANHQAAMELMGAWDPGVIAGLTPDQKPLADLSWFPFPEISGGKGEPGSIMGGIDGYSCSAQAPKQCVDFLNYIGTADVQKAYYAAFNAPPVNTTAQEAVTEPYLQEILTAYNDAPYVSQWLDTVYGLNVGNAMNVGVVDLMAGDGSPEKLIQTVGDAAKKA
- a CDS encoding anti-sigma factor family protein, with product MNDRADDIHEWDAAYVLGSLSATDRALFEAHLEGCDACMRSLAELSGLPGVLRMLPVEEAIALMDEPEAPAVPQPAPEPRDRPASSAAAAAHRVPRRRRRTPSVPGRPRLSRRAGAWTLAAAALVLLVGGAGLGSALRAGVSAPVADPSPAASSPAADGGLSTGLPSDAVSMRSELDEGVTAQLAVTAKPYGTRFDWSCAYAGGGVGQGSYDLVAIDDTGSRTVVATWGAGQTESRLLAATSSLPIDRIREVQITPSDSDVVLASRDL
- a CDS encoding tetratricopeptide repeat protein, which translates into the protein MRALVAERSADDARALFELACAHDFVGREAEAVPLYRAALAGGLDPQHRPLAVIQLASSLRNVGRAAEAVVLLEAVPDDAHAPGRDAFLALALHDAGRPTEALAVALRRLATALPEYGRAVAAYADELADRGRAEG
- a CDS encoding LacI family DNA-binding transcriptional regulator: MSRRPTIHDVAAAAGVSVSTVSKAVNGRYGISAETSSRVMEVVERLGYESSLVASSMRSHRTGVIGVLVAGFEPFSAEILKGVGAALRNSRYDLLAYSGSRQVDNTGWERRSLSRLSGTLIDGAIMVTPTVVTAQTEIPVVSIDPHTGPADLPSVESDSLGGALQATRHLLELGHRRIGFLAGRPDLRSASLREAGYRRALQDAGIAFDPALVRAGLFLTAPAREPARALLTMPDRPTAIFAANDLSGIAILQVAAELGIRVPEDLSVIGFDDIPEASQVTPPLTTIRQPMQRLGTTAVDLLMSLMGGTEPDAMHVQLPTRLVRRATTGPPPARSR
- a CDS encoding carbohydrate ABC transporter permease, encoding MAIRESSLDEQRPAADPAHPEGGVATTPPSVGRARRRGLDWSGRLEVLILVGPALLFFLGFVIYPVVMAAYYGFFSWQGFGPPTVFVGFRNYITILQDPTFHEALMHNAVIVVLSLVLQGPVAILVALLLNRKLRGQSIIRVLIFVPYVISEVVVGTGWSLMLQGSGALNGFLENVGLGDLRQDWLANPDIAIWSLMTIITWKYIGFAVILFLAGLQGIPEELSEAAAIDGASYWQIQRRITLPLLAPTLRIWAFLSIIGSLQLFDLVYIIWGQYISATAGTSTMATYLVANGRGSGNYGYGNAVAVVLFLISLVVALVYQRFVLNRDTAGALTGSGRKKK
- a CDS encoding sigma-70 family RNA polymerase sigma factor; amino-acid sequence: MTTESTARMRALHDAHAPALQRYALRLTGDPALAEDVVQEALLRAWRSPAILAEDDESARRWLFTVVRNLVIDDRRSAWRGRETPTDVLPEDPVADASDAIIDRLLVAEALASLSAEHRRAVVSCYHLGRSVVETAEREGVPPGTIKSRLHYALKALRLALQERGVTR
- a CDS encoding MFS transporter: MSDPAAYADVPETPPMSAADQAVVAARWKRNATLFLSGQTVSLFGSMLVQYAVMWWVTFETRSGLAVALYAVAAFLPQGIVSIFGGTLADRMNRRVLVIVSDSSIAIVTLALALLMMNGVTDLWIVLLAVAVRSIGAGFQTPAVQAMIPQIVPPEQLLRVNGIFGTIQSAMALLAPAAAGAIFAAYGLVPLFFVDAITAAIGIAFLLSVAVPTLASIADKTSTYREDLVEGIRYIGGNPVVRWLLVVFAIIFLLTVAPSFITPLLVARTYGTEVWMVTVLEIAFSVGMLGGGALVSTLFAKSDRMTLILVSCFGFAVFTAGLGLSPNLWVFYGFMFAIGLFVPLFSAPFMTLVQETVAPEMHGRVFSYVGIVMALATPIGAVAFGPLADVVSVQALLVAAGIITVVVITVAISLPSGRTAIRIAREKKAEADAGEADPEADVAGAGCGTTAVDPARMTPGS
- a CDS encoding helix-turn-helix domain-containing protein, whose amino-acid sequence is MTIGELVHAARRSRGYTQRQLSGRSGVAQSTLSDLESGKRSPSAETVDRLLLATGHQLISIPTRRHTAASATAEIASRLAEGDRERAVRHFIQLADDLAAVHHEVRFALTIAEPLRTGEKRWDAAVAGLVEHRLEEEGLPLPSWVSSDDRRLRRSWIFGDGVYDLPVDPERAVPAFRRHGVLLDPDTLASV